A stretch of the Rosa rugosa chromosome 5, drRosRugo1.1, whole genome shotgun sequence genome encodes the following:
- the LOC133711865 gene encoding UPF0481 protein At3g47200-like codes for MLAQSFEISKPKIQRVPHMLRDHVNFEEKYEPRVIAIGPLHHGEARYEAGEKFKSELTEKFIGDSGCQGELMHKIIEDNINELRDYYDWAATESYTDKALADLLFLDGCATLQFIYSFINNELASFRIPREQVASAEQDLFLVENQLPYMVLRLLMCQSVEEYQLKTAVDDFVWVNVMVAGGKRKRRRQLEYLVINMEEPTHLLELLRTEMLGPPKFDARKKLPRYRRPLFRNIGELKAGGIQLKPSKTSTLRDISFTRGPVAFLNLPPIVLDDSMERILLNLKAFEMCPHFQNESGVTSYICFMHSLINDADDVKQLRSAGVLYNRLGSDEAVAQYFNQIGTDLMPNSDAYSNVRAKIEEHYRTIWKPTLSTWLVQFGLVYLNSPWTILATLGVLAGLGLTGIQTWYTISPLAPPFTACDAVCEYMKKQLKIE; via the coding sequence atGCTAGCTCAGTCGTTTGAAATCTCGAAACCAAAGATCCAAAGGGTTCCCCACATGCTCCGAGATCATGTAAATTTTGAGGAAAAGTATGAGCCAAGGGTAATAGCAATTGGTCCTCTCCATCATGGTGAAGCAAGGTATGAGGCAGGAGAGAAGTTCAAGTCTGAACTGACAGAAAAATTTATCGGAGACAGTGGCTGTCAAGGTGAATTAATGCACAAGATCATTGAGGACAACATCAACGAACTAAGGGACTACTATGATTGGGCAGCAACAGAGTCGTACACTGACAAGGCCCTCGCAGACTTGTTATTCTTAGATGGGTGTGCAACCTTACAGTTCATATACTCGTTTATTAATAATGAGTTAGCAAGTTTCCGGATCCCGAGGGAACAGGTGGCTTCAGCAGAACAGGATCTTTTCTTGGTAGAAAACCAACTCCCTTACATGGTCCTCAGGCTGTTGATGTGCCAAAGTGTCGAAGAGTACCAGTTGAAGACCGCAGTCGATGATTTTGTTTGGGTCAACGTCATGGTAGCCGGTGGCAAACGCAAAAGAAGACGTCAACTAGAATACCTAGTCATAAACATGGAAGAGCCCACTCATCTTCTGGAGCTTCTCCGGACAGAAATGCTAGGTCCCCCAAAATTTGACGCCAGAAAGAAACTACCTAGATATCGCCGACCATTGTTCCGCAACATAGGGGAGCTCAAAGCAGGAGGGATCCAGTTAAAGCCTAGTAAGACAAGCACCTTGAGGGACATATCTTTTACTCGAGGCCCTGTAGCATTCCTAAATCTTCCACCAATAGTATTAGACGACTCCATGGAGCGTATACTCTTGAATTTGAAAGCCTTTGAAATGTGTCCTCATTTCCAAAATGAGTCTGGGGTCACCTCTTACATATGCTTCATGCATTCACTGATTAATGATGCAGATGATGTTAAACAGCTAAGGTCGGCAGGCGTACTATACAACAGACTTGGGAGTGATGAAGCGGTGGCTCAATATTTCAATCAGATAGGTACTGACTTGATGCCTAACAGTGACGCATACAGCAATGTCAGAGCCAAAATAGAAGAGCACTACAGGACCATCTGGAAACCCACGTTATCAACCTGGCTGGTTCAATTCGGTCTCGTTTATCTCAATAGCCCCTGGACTATCCTGGCTACGCTTGGTGTTCTAGCAGGTCTGGGGTTAACCGGCATCCAGACTTGGTACACAATCAGTCCTCTTGCTCCTCCGTTCACTGCCTGTGATGCTGTATGCGAGTACATGAAGAAACAGCTAAAAATAGAGTGA
- the LOC133707914 gene encoding uncharacterized protein LOC133707914, producing the protein MPSHWCKGIWSSDLRKNVHLVLKKCESPSPRSPPRTRPWSQWSSPISSSPPVQKEDILPNYDFQPIRPITGASSQSPSFDATPNLGGGGGSTRAWNSQEFKSNTNTPIRVINPSLRISFFMVLVS; encoded by the exons ATGCCGTCCCATTGGTGTAAAGGAATCTGGTCATCAG ATCTGAGGAAGAATGTGCATCTGGTGTTGAAGAAGTGTGAGAGCCCATCACCACGGTCACCTCCTCGGACTCGACCTTGGTCGCAATGGTCGTCGCCCATTTCCTCATCTCCGCCTGTGCAG AAGGAAGATATCTTGCCGAACTATGATTTCCAGCCCATCCGTCCCATCACTGGAGCCTCTTCGCAATCCCCAAGTTTTGATGCTACACCTAATCTCGGAGGTGGAGGAGGATCCACTAGGGCTTGGAACTCCCAAGAGTTCAAGTCCAACACCAATACTCCCATCAGAGTAATTAACCCCTCTCTCAGAATCTCATTCTTCATGGTGCTAGTTTCTTAG
- the LOC133712756 gene encoding ASI1-immunoprecipitated protein 1-like isoform X1, translating to MQIFTCCWNMASEAEYSAFEEKVRRTVYLDNLSPQVTEPVVRKAISQFGTVKNVQFIPNYLETKNIPVSALVEMENPRQANAIVSEISHRPFMVGGIPRPVRAREAKPEMFEDRPAKPGRKIEFRWVETKDPDFEVANKLKQLAKDHALEVDIALNQQLEDEEKLAERQQGALKANHEKYEMINGVITDGTAKRLAQHYHIPVADECF from the exons atgcaG ATTTTTACTTGCTGTTGGAATATGGCTTCAGAAGCAGAGTACTCTGCATTTGAGGAAAAGGTCAGACGAACTGTTTACCTTGATAACCTCTCTCCACAGGTTACTGAACCGGTTGTCAGAAAAGCTATCTCTCAGTTCGGGACAGTTAAAAATGTTCAATTCATTCCAAATTACTTGGAAACAAAGAACatccccgtttctgcattggTGGAGATGGAGAACCCGAGGCAGGCTAATGCCATTGTCTCAGAAATATCTCACAGGCCTTTTATGGTTGGTGGAATTCCAAGGCCTGTGAGGGCACGTGAAGCGAAACCGGAGATGTTTGAGGATCGTCCTGCAAAGCCTGGTAGAAAGATAGAGTTCCGTTGGGTGGAGACAAAGGATCCTGACTTTGAAGTGGCAAATAAATTGAAGCAGCTTGCTAAGGATCATGCTCTTGAAGTTGACATTGCGCTCAATCAACAGTTGGAGGATGAAGAGAAGCTTGCAGAGAGGCAGCAAGGAGCCCTCAAGGCGAATCATGAGAAgtatgaaatgataaatggtGTGATAACGGATGGAACTGCTAAGCGTTTGGCACAGCATTATCACATTCCAGTTGCAGATGAATG TTTCTGA
- the LOC133712756 gene encoding ASI1-immunoprecipitated protein 1-like isoform X2, which produces MASEAEYSAFEEKVRRTVYLDNLSPQVTEPVVRKAISQFGTVKNVQFIPNYLETKNIPVSALVEMENPRQANAIVSEISHRPFMVGGIPRPVRAREAKPEMFEDRPAKPGRKIEFRWVETKDPDFEVANKLKQLAKDHALEVDIALNQQLEDEEKLAERQQGALKANHEKYEMINGVITDGTAKRLAQHYHIPVADECF; this is translated from the exons ATGGCTTCAGAAGCAGAGTACTCTGCATTTGAGGAAAAGGTCAGACGAACTGTTTACCTTGATAACCTCTCTCCACAGGTTACTGAACCGGTTGTCAGAAAAGCTATCTCTCAGTTCGGGACAGTTAAAAATGTTCAATTCATTCCAAATTACTTGGAAACAAAGAACatccccgtttctgcattggTGGAGATGGAGAACCCGAGGCAGGCTAATGCCATTGTCTCAGAAATATCTCACAGGCCTTTTATGGTTGGTGGAATTCCAAGGCCTGTGAGGGCACGTGAAGCGAAACCGGAGATGTTTGAGGATCGTCCTGCAAAGCCTGGTAGAAAGATAGAGTTCCGTTGGGTGGAGACAAAGGATCCTGACTTTGAAGTGGCAAATAAATTGAAGCAGCTTGCTAAGGATCATGCTCTTGAAGTTGACATTGCGCTCAATCAACAGTTGGAGGATGAAGAGAAGCTTGCAGAGAGGCAGCAAGGAGCCCTCAAGGCGAATCATGAGAAgtatgaaatgataaatggtGTGATAACGGATGGAACTGCTAAGCGTTTGGCACAGCATTATCACATTCCAGTTGCAGATGAATG TTTCTGA